CAACGTAGCGGATTACAGATGTGTTGAAATCGGCGTGCAAGATATAGAGCGTAAGTTCATCAGCGGGGTATATGTATCTGGGCTCTAAAATACATTAGAAAGAATGGAGAATCGCAGTGTTTCACCGGTTATTTCGGTAACACTCATGGTAGCAGTTGTGGTTATATTAGCAGCAGTTCTGTCTGTGATTGTTCTTGATTTCAGTGAGGATCTTGACGACCCTGCGCCGAATATCGCGGAAACAACCGGCGAATTTGAAGCTGGGGGTAACAGTGACGAACAAAACGTTCGGATTACCCATATCGCAGGCGACAAAGTGGATGTAGAAGAAATAGAAATCATCGTTCGAGTATCCCGGCCTAATACAGACAATATTGAGGTACGTCTGATTGATCTTCCCGGTGATGGATATTTTTCTTATACATTGGCCGATGAGAATATTTTGGGGGAAGACGACCTGATTGATCAAGGACCTGATGGGACCTCACGGATAATCGTTGTCGATGACTCGAATGTATGGACTGCGGGAGACACAATTCAATTTCGAATAGCAGTACAAGAAGCCGACTTCCGTGATCCACCGGACCTTGACCCCTCGAACCCAAGAGCTGACGAACTTGAAGTACTCGTCATTCATACGGAGTCGAACTCAATCCTCACAGAATACACGTTCAATCCGTAGTAGTAGTGCGACATTCGCGCACTCCATCTTGCACACCGTTTCTGACAGATTCTGAGTAGGTTTGCTACAAAACTATGGATTGCTCCGCTAATCCCTATGATTTTAGCCGTCTTTGGAGCTGTATTGGGGCATCATTAGGAATCGTCGGGATTAATTTCCTGGCGGAGCTTTTCGATTAGCATACGTCTGTCTTCGTCTACCTGGTTAGGATCTAAACCGTATTCATAGACCCATTCGAGAGGTGACTCGCGTTCGTGGAGAGGGGTCTCTGTCTGGAAGGCATCGGATTCGAACAGCAACTCCCCGACAACAGTACCATACGTCGTCATCTTCCACCCGCCTTGGTCACCTTCGACAATTGGGTACGTCGTCCAGAGTTCTTTCCCCTCTGTCTGTGATAACCGATCGAGAACGCCGGTTGCTAACCCCGACGCACTAGAAGAATACCCAGCTTTTTCTGCAACTCTTTGAGACTTTGGCGAATCCAATTCCCAGACTGGTTTGAGCATCTCCATAGCCTCTACCTTAGAGGTGGAGAAGCCCTTTTCGTCGATTGACTCTGCGTCAGCAATCACATTTTGATAGATATCATCTACGAGTTTGAGACGCGAGTACTCAATCTCAGCCTTAATAAACTCTTGAACAGTTTCTTTTGTTACGGGATGACCGCGTTCTTGGAGACGGCCCCGAATCTTTGAGACTAGCGTATCAGTAGGCGTTATACTATGGTCTTCTAGCTCGGTTCTAACCACATCTCGCCTTTGCTCATGCTGTCGAAGAAGGAAGTCAACCCCTGATTGTTCACGCTGCGAAAGATGATATCGTGCGGTACTTCGATCTTGAATTGTATCGATAAGACTCTCAAGGGCCTCCGCCTCCATATCTTCTTTACCGGGTTTTCCCCCAACAAAGCCAAGAATGACGCCCCAGAGGAAATCCGTCCAGTCCGGATCACCTTTCGCAGTCTGATAGAGGACGTTCATCACACTCCCAATTTCGAAACCAAATTGTACGTCAGAATTGACGCTCTCTG
This window of the Halapricum desulfuricans genome carries:
- a CDS encoding type IV pilin, which codes for MENRSVSPVISVTLMVAVVVILAAVLSVIVLDFSEDLDDPAPNIAETTGEFEAGGNSDEQNVRITHIAGDKVDVEEIEIIVRVSRPNTDNIEVRLIDLPGDGYFSYTLADENILGEDDLIDQGPDGTSRIIVVDDSNVWTAGDTIQFRIAVQEADFRDPPDLDPSNPRADELEVLVIHTESNSILTEYTFNP